CACTTCTGCCTGGGCAACCACCTCGCCAAGCTGGAACTCCGCATCCTCTTCGAGCAGCTGGCCCGCCGCCACCCCCGCCTGCGCCAGACGGGCGAGGCCCGGCGGCTGCGCTCCAACTTCATCAACGGCATCAAGGAACTGCCGGTGACCATCGGCTGACTCACCTCCGGCTCGTACCGGGTGAGATGGCCATGGGGAGCGGCCGTCCGCTCAAGGCAGAGCCGCAGCCGCCGAGCAGCACAAGCTTGCGAGCCGCTGCCATCGCGATGCCGCGTCGATGGGTGACGTCCATGACGGTGGACGGCGACGGGGTCATCGTTGGCCGCCGAGGAGAGGTAAGCGGTAGCGGCGGCTGCGGCGGGCTGCGCGGATGCGGCTCAGGATGCGGATCGTGCCCTGGGGGCCCGGGCGCCAGCCGCGTTCGATCAAGGCGCTGGCCACGTGGTGGAGGAGGTCGGCGATCTGGCCGGGGATGACGTCGCGGCGGACGGCGATCACGCGCCAGCCGCGTCGGCGTAGCTCTTCGCGGCGGTCGGCGTCGTGTTGCTGGTCGCTGGATGAGGTGTGGTGTTCCTGACCGTCGTACTCGACCGCGACCTTGAAGTCCTCCCAGCCCAGGTCGAGGTAGGCGAAGCGGTCTTCGCCCAGCTCCACCCTGATCTGGGTGGTGGGTCTGGGGAGGCCGCCGTCCACCAGGATGACCCTGAGCCAGCTCTCCCGGGGAGAGGCGGCGCCGCGGTCGGCGAGGCTGAGGGTTTCGCGGAGGGACCAGGTGTTGAGGGGGCGGTGCCACAGCGCTTCCAGGTCCACGCCTCTGCGGGCGAACTGGTCGAGGGCGGCCACGGCGTCCATGCGCGGGAGCCAGCGGGCGCAGTCGAGGGCCGTGCGTTCGATGGTGGTGAGGCGGATGCCTCTGTGCTCCGTGATGTCCTCGGCGGGAAGAGGCACCACGTAGGTGACGCAACCGGGGATGGCGAGGTGGCGGGGGGCGGTCAGCTCCACCGGCCAGTCTTCCTCTGGGGTGGGGAGGGTTTTGATGCCCCAGATGTGAGCGGCGGTCTGACGGCTGATGGTGGCTTGTGGGGCTGATCGGGTGATGATGCGGGCGCGGTACAGGAGGGAGCGCGTTGGTGAGGTGTTGGGGGGTGGTGAGGTCGTAGGGGTATGTGGAGATGAGGGGAGCGGTGGAGTCATGGCCCCAAGGGTGCCGGGCTGAGCTGAGGGGGAAGGGGCCGAACGGGGTTCTGTGGATGACGGTCGCGGGCGCCGTCCGACGCAGTACGACGGTTGGGGGCGCCGTCCGACGCAGCCGCCGTCGAGCGCACGCATCGCCAGCCGTCGCGCCCCCCACCCCGGCGGTAGGACGCCTACCTGAGCTGGCATTGGATGGGCGTGACATGGGAGCGGCCTGACATGGTGCCTGGCATGGTGTGGGGGCATCTCGCGAAGCGGTAGCGCGGGAGGCGTAGCGCGGGAGGCGTAGCGCGGGCCTGGCCTGGCATGGCGCCGGGGTCAGGTCGCCACCACGCCGTACCACGCCGCCCGCACCACGCCACCAGGCCGGACCAAGCTGAGCACCTAAGCCATGATGACCGGCTTCCACTCCGCCATCTCCAGATAACGCCGCAACTCCGCCACCCCCGACAGGAACCCACCCCACCCCGCGTACGGCGGATCAGCCTGGTCGAACCCACTCTGCACCAGCGTCAACCGCGTCTTCCCACCGGACCCCGCCAGCTCCCATGTCCCAACCCCCACATCCCCCCAGTCCACAACGAACTTCTGATCGGGCACCACCTCCAGTACCTTGGCCGGTTCCGGATTGTCGTCGAACCCCCCCATGGCCAGCCGCCCGCCCTCGTACGGCTCGATCTCGATCCTGTAGCCGAACCACCGGGTCACCGCCTCCGAGTCGGTGATCGCGTGGAACACCTCGGCCGCCGACGCGTCGATCTCGACCTCGACCCGCATGTCCGTGGAGGTGTAGTCCTGCATCGGCGTGAGCGCGCGGCCCTCCAGGTGCTCGGCCAGGTTGGTCAGCACCTGGCACCAGTACGTCTCGAGCACCCCCCGGATGCTCTTGCCCGTGATGACGTCCTGGAAGTCGAAGTGGGTCTGCGACAGGGTGAGGATCGTCCGGTCGCCCCCGTCGGGCTCCACCGACAGCTCGGAGGTGGTCTCCTCACCGTCGAGCAACCAGGCGAAGCGCACCGAGCGCTCGTCGGCGTGCAGCAGCCGCTGGTGCGGCGCGTCGCCCTCCGGCGTCGTACGCCCCCAGAACGCGAACCGTCCGGGCAGCTCCACCTCGACGTGCTCCGCCAGCCAGACGCGCAGGTCGTCCGGGTCCGTCAGCGCGCGGCTCACGCGTTCGACCGGTGCCGGGATGCTCGCGCGGATGATCAGGGGGTCAGTCATCGGTCTCGTCTCCTTCTGGGGCTTGGGCGGCGGTCTGGGGATAGCAGGCGAGGGCCAGCTTGAAGGCGTCACCCTCCGCCCCGCCGTAGCGGGTGAACAGGCCTTGCAACAGGCTCTGCAACTCGTTCAGGAACTCCTGGCGGCTCTCCGGGCGCACGCGGATCTCTCCGGACAGTCCGATGGACGGCAGCTCCGGGGCGGTCCTGTCGAGCGCCGCGATGTCGGCCTGGACCTCCTCCATGAGATCGAGCAGGTAGCCGAGGCTGAGCTGGTCGCGGGCCTTGCGCAGGCCGAGCCGGCCCACGAGGCGGGGTGACAGCCAGTACGAGCGGGCGCCGGCCTGGTAGATGCCCTCGTGGATGCCGCGCACCTTGCGTTCGGACACCTGGTCGACCAGGCCCGCCTCCACCAGGCGCTTGACGTGGTAGTAGACGCGTTGTGGGGTCTGGCCGAGCCGTTCGGCGACCTCCGAGCAGGTGCGGGGCTCGGCGAGTTGCCTCAGCACTTCGATGCGCTGGGGCTTGAGCAGGGTCTCGGCCTGCTCGATCTCTTCGAGGTACAGGACGTCTCTCATCGCAAAAGCGATTTTTTACGTAAAAAAATGGCTTGTCAATGGGCATGCGAAAAGCGGAGGCGGCACCTCAGAGAACGAGCGCCTCCGGAGTGACAGGAATCACAGGCGAGATCAGGGCCAGGAGCTGTCGTCGTGCGGGTCCCCACCGTCCGTGAGCAGCCGCAGATCAGCCTCCACCATCATCGCCACCAGCTCATCGAAGGAGACCCGAGGCTCCCACCCCAGCTGCACCCGGGCCTTCTTCGGATCCGCGCAGAGCAGATCCACCTCCGCCGGCCGATGCAACGTCTGATCGGTGACGACGTACCGCTCCCAGTCGAGCCCAGCGGCGTGGAAGGCGGCCTCCACCAGCTCCCTGACCGACTTCATCCGCCCGGTCCCGATGACGTAGTCCTCGGGCTTGCCCGCCTGCAGCATCAGGTGCATCGCCTTGACGTAGTCGCCGGCGAACCCCCAGTCGCGCCGCGCCTCCAAATTCCCCAGCCGCAGCTCGGTGGCCAGCCCCAGCTTGATGCGGGCCACCCCGAGCGACACCTTCCTGGTGACGAACTCGGCGCCACGCCGCGGCGACTCGTGGTTGAACAGGATCCCGGAGACGGCGAACATCCCGTACGACTCGCGGTAGTTCTGGGTGAGGAAGTGCCCGTAGGCCTTGGCCACCCCGTACGGGGAGCGCGGGTGGAAGGCGGTGCGCTCGGTCTGGGGCGTCTCGCTGACCTGGCCGAACATCTCGGAGGACGAAGCCTGATAAAAGCGGATCTGTCCGCTGGCAGCCGCCGAAGCTCCCCGCGACACGCCCGAGCACACCCGGATCGCCTCCAGCATGCGCAGCACGCCCATCCCGGTCACCTCGGCCGTGAGCTCGGCCTGCTCCCACGACATGGGCACGAACGAGATCGCCCCGAGGTTGTAGACCTCGTCCGGCTGCACCCGTTCGACGGCGGAGATCAGCGACCCCTGGTCCAGCAGATCACCGCGCACCACCCGGACGTCCGTCAGCAGCTTGCGCATCCGCGACACGCGCGGGTTCGCCTGCCCGCGGGCCAGCCCCCACACCTCGTACCCCTGCTCCAGCAGGTGCTCCGCCAGATAGGAACCGTCCTGGCCGGTGATGCCGGTGATCAGAGCGCGCCTGGCCAAGGGGTCCTCCAACTATCGCCTGCCCTGTCCCTTTGAGACGGGAATGTACAGCTAAGCACCCCACAAGCACATCGGGCCACATAGAACACGTTCCACCGAACCACGCTCGGTTACAGCAATGTCGCAGTTCGCACGCCCTGCGACGGCCATTGTGAACAATTCCACCTGACCTACCGAATGGTAGCCTTCTCGGACTAAGGTCATCTTTCACGGTACACGCCCGACTCCGGGCCCTACCGGCGGAGAAAGGGGTGTCCGTGCGGGAGCGAAGGCTGCGGATCGCGCTTCTGTCCTACCGCAGCAAGCCCACCTGTGGTGGCCAGGGGGTCTACCTCCGCCACCTGAGCCGGGAGCTGGTCGCGCTGGGGCACCACGTCGAGGTGTTCTCCGGCCAGCCCTACCCCGAGCTGGACGAGGGCGTCATCCTCCGGAAGGTGCCCAGCCTCGACCTCTACCGCGACGAAGACCCGTTCAGAACGCCCAAGCTGCACGAATACCGCGACTGGATCGACTGGCTGGAAGTCGGCACCATGTGGACCGCCGGGTTCCCCGAGCCGCTGACGTTCACCCTGCGCGCCCACCGCGAGCTCAAGAAGCGCGTCGGCGACTTCGACGTCGTGCAGGACAACCAGACCCTCGGGTACGGCCTGCTCGCCATCCAGAAGCTGTTCCCCGTGGTCGGCACCATCCACCACCCGATCAGCGTGGACCGCCGCATCGAGCTGGAGGCGGCCCAGGGCGTCAAGAAGCTCACCATGCGCCGCTGGTACGGCTTCGTGAAGATGCAGTCGCGCGTCGCGCCGCAGCTCAAGCCGATCCTGACGGTCAGCGAGTCGTCGCTGGCCGACATCCACCGCGACTTCAACGTCCCCCAGGCGAACATGCGCCTGATCCCGCTCGGCGTCGACACCCGCTACTTCCACCCGCGCCCCGGCAAGCCCAGGCGCAGGGGCTCGATCGTGGCCGTGGCCAGCGCCGACTCCCCCATGAAGGGCGTGGCGACGCTGCTGCGGGCGGTCGCGAAGCTGGCCACCGAGCGCGACGTGAACCTGACCGTCGTCAGCAAGCCCACCCCGGGCGGCCCCACCGAGCAGCTCGTGCAGGAGCTGTCGCTGCAGGACCGGGTGCGCTTCGTGCACGGCATCTCCGACGACGAGCTGGGCGAGCTGATCGCCACCTCGGAGATCTCGGTCGTGCCGTCCCTGTACGAGGGCTTCTCGCTGCCCGCGGTCGAGCACATGGCCTGCGGCACGCCGCTGGTCGCCAGCCGTACGGGCGCGCTGCCCGAGGTGGTCGGCGACGCCGCTGTGCAGGTGCCGCCGGGCGACCCCGAGGAGCTGGCCGCGGTGCTGCGCCGCCTGCACGACTCACCGGAGGAGCGCGAGCGGGTCGGCAAGGCCGGCTACGACCGCGTCATGGAGCGCTACACCTGGCACGTCGTGGCCAAGCGCACCGTCGAGGCGTACCACGAGGCGATCGAGAACCACAAGAGGAGAGGCTGACCAGTGCTGACCGTGGACTTCGCCCGACTCCCCGTCGGCCCGGGCGTGCGCGTGCTCGACCTGGGCTGCGGCGGTGGCAGGCACGCCTTCGAGGTGCTGCGCCGGGGAGCGGACGTGATCGCGTTCGACATGGACCAGTCCGAGCTGGACGGCGTGGCGAGCATGTTCGTGGCGATGGACAAGGCGGGCGAGGTGCCCGACGGCGCGACCGGCGAGACCGTCCAGGGCACCGCGCTGGACATGCCGTTCGAGGACGACAGCTTCGACCGGGTCATCGCGGCGGAGGTGCTGGAGCACATCCCCGACGACATGGCGGCCATGCGCGAGATCTTCCGCGTGCTCAAACCGGGCGGCACGGCGGCCGTGACCGTGCCCAGCTTCCTGCCCGAGCGCATCTGCTGGGCCCTGGACGAGGACTACCACACGGCTCCCGGCGGCCACGTGCGCATCTACACGCTCGCCGAGCTGTCGGCCAAGCTGAAGTCCATCGGCTTCGAGATCGGCCCGCACCACCACGCTCACGGCCTGCACGCGCCTTACTGGTGGATCAAGTGCGCGGTCGGCGTCAACAACGACGAGCACCCGCTCGCCAAGGCCTACCACGAGCTGCTGGTCTGGGACATCATGAAGCGCCCCGCCGCCACCAGGATCGCCGAGGCCCTGCTCAACCCGGTCATCGGCAAGAGCGTGGTCCTGTACGTGCGGAAGCCATGATCTCCCGCGAGGAGGTCGTCCGCACGGCCCGGAGCATCGCGGCCATCCAGCAGGACGACGGCGGCGTGCCCTGGCCCGAGGGCCACGTGGACGCGTGGAACCACATCGAGTGCCTGATGGCCATGTCCGTGGCGGGCCTCGACGAGCCGGTCCGCCGCGGCTACGCCTGGCTGGCCCGCCACCAGCGCGCCGACGGCGCCTGGCCGATGAAGCTGGTCGGCGGCGTGCCCACGGAGCCGAACGGCGAGACCAACCACGCCGCCTACGTCGCGGTCGGCGTGTGGCACCACCACCTCGTCACCGGCGACCAGCGCTTCACCGAGGAGAGCTGGCCGATGGTCAAGGCCGCGCTCGACTTCGTGGCG
The nucleotide sequence above comes from Nonomuraea gerenzanensis. Encoded proteins:
- a CDS encoding transcriptional regulator; the protein is MRDVLYLEEIEQAETLLKPQRIEVLRQLAEPRTCSEVAERLGQTPQRVYYHVKRLVEAGLVDQVSERKVRGIHEGIYQAGARSYWLSPRLVGRLGLRKARDQLSLGYLLDLMEEVQADIAALDRTAPELPSIGLSGEIRVRPESRQEFLNELQSLLQGLFTRYGGAEGDAFKLALACYPQTAAQAPEGDETDD
- a CDS encoding glycosyltransferase family 4 protein, producing MSVRERRLRIALLSYRSKPTCGGQGVYLRHLSRELVALGHHVEVFSGQPYPELDEGVILRKVPSLDLYRDEDPFRTPKLHEYRDWIDWLEVGTMWTAGFPEPLTFTLRAHRELKKRVGDFDVVQDNQTLGYGLLAIQKLFPVVGTIHHPISVDRRIELEAAQGVKKLTMRRWYGFVKMQSRVAPQLKPILTVSESSLADIHRDFNVPQANMRLIPLGVDTRYFHPRPGKPRRRGSIVAVASADSPMKGVATLLRAVAKLATERDVNLTVVSKPTPGGPTEQLVQELSLQDRVRFVHGISDDELGELIATSEISVVPSLYEGFSLPAVEHMACGTPLVASRTGALPEVVGDAAVQVPPGDPEELAAVLRRLHDSPEERERVGKAGYDRVMERYTWHVVAKRTVEAYHEAIENHKRRG
- a CDS encoding DUF559 domain-containing protein, translating into MELTAPRHLAIPGCVTYVVPLPAEDITEHRGIRLTTIERTALDCARWLPRMDAVAALDQFARRGVDLEALWHRPLNTWSLRETLSLADRGAASPRESWLRVILVDGGLPRPTTQIRVELGEDRFAYLDLGWEDFKVAVEYDGQEHHTSSSDQQHDADRREELRRRGWRVIAVRRDVIPGQIADLLHHVASALIERGWRPGPQGTIRILSRIRAARRSRRYRLPLLGGQR
- a CDS encoding GDP-mannose 4,6-dehydratase; translation: MARRALITGITGQDGSYLAEHLLEQGYEVWGLARGQANPRVSRMRKLLTDVRVVRGDLLDQGSLISAVERVQPDEVYNLGAISFVPMSWEQAELTAEVTGMGVLRMLEAIRVCSGVSRGASAAASGQIRFYQASSSEMFGQVSETPQTERTAFHPRSPYGVAKAYGHFLTQNYRESYGMFAVSGILFNHESPRRGAEFVTRKVSLGVARIKLGLATELRLGNLEARRDWGFAGDYVKAMHLMLQAGKPEDYVIGTGRMKSVRELVEAAFHAAGLDWERYVVTDQTLHRPAEVDLLCADPKKARVQLGWEPRVSFDELVAMMVEADLRLLTDGGDPHDDSSWP
- a CDS encoding SRPBCC family protein, yielding MTDPLIIRASIPAPVERVSRALTDPDDLRVWLAEHVEVELPGRFAFWGRTTPEGDAPHQRLLHADERSVRFAWLLDGEETTSELSVEPDGGDRTILTLSQTHFDFQDVITGKSIRGVLETYWCQVLTNLAEHLEGRALTPMQDYTSTDMRVEVEIDASAAEVFHAITDSEAVTRWFGYRIEIEPYEGGRLAMGGFDDNPEPAKVLEVVPDQKFVVDWGDVGVGTWELAGSGGKTRLTLVQSGFDQADPPYAGWGGFLSGVAELRRYLEMAEWKPVIMA
- a CDS encoding class I SAM-dependent methyltransferase; this encodes MLTVDFARLPVGPGVRVLDLGCGGGRHAFEVLRRGADVIAFDMDQSELDGVASMFVAMDKAGEVPDGATGETVQGTALDMPFEDDSFDRVIAAEVLEHIPDDMAAMREIFRVLKPGGTAAVTVPSFLPERICWALDEDYHTAPGGHVRIYTLAELSAKLKSIGFEIGPHHHAHGLHAPYWWIKCAVGVNNDEHPLAKAYHELLVWDIMKRPAATRIAEALLNPVIGKSVVLYVRKP